The sequence GACCAGCGCCGGCAGCACCGCGCTGAACCAAGCCTTGCGAATGGGCCGGGCGCCAAAGTGGCCCATGTCCGCATATAAGGCCTCGGCACCCGTCACCACCAGCACCACCGCGCCCAAGACCGTCAAGGACTGCCACCGGGCTTCGGCCAGGAAATTCACCCCTTCCAAGGGATTCAGCGCCGCCAGGATGGCCGGGGTGCGCGCGATGCTCACCGCCCCCAGGACCGCCAGCACCGCGAACCAAAGGCTCATCACCGGGCTGAACAACTTGCCGATGAAGGCAGTCCCGCGGCTCTGCAACAAAAACAGCACCACCAGGATGGCCAAGGTCAAGGGGATGACCAGCCCGTGCAGGCGCGGAGCCATGACCTCGACCCCCTCCACCGCGCCCATCACCGAGATGGCCGGCGCGATGACGCCGTCCCCGAAGAACAGGGCCGTGCCCAGCAGCCCCGCCGTCAGGAGCATGGCCCGCCGGCCGGAATCGTCGCCGGCGCCGCGCAGGGCCAAGGCCATGAGCGCCATGATGCCGCCCTCGCCCTTGTTGTCGGCGCGCATCATCAAAATGGCATACTTGATGGAAACGATGACGATCAGGGACCAGAAGATCAGGGACAACACCCCCACCACGTCGTCCGCGGCGGGCAGGGAACCCTGGGGTTCTCCGAAGGCCACCTTGACCGCATACAAGGGGCTAGTGCCGATGTCACCAAACACCACCCCCAAGGCGCCAATCACCAAGCCGGCATCCCCACCGGTTTTCAGGTCCGGAATCGGTCGCATCTCTCCACGGTGTGTACAGGTACCAGCCGACCGCGGCCGAAAGCGGCAGTATACCGGATTGCCCCTTGTCCTTCCCGGTAAGCGCCCTTAAACCCGGTGGGCGCTCCAGGTACGACCATTGCCGCACCATCCCTCGGCCCCTGCGGCGATCGGTCTCGCACTCTGCCTAGGTACGGTCCATCGACGAATCCGTAACTTTTTTCATTTCTAGAAGCCCTATAATTAGGACACCGTACTTCACAGTAGCGGGACATATTCCGTAGGGATGCAACCTGTTGACCATTACCCGGACGAGCCCATGCCTGATCAGGAGACAGGCTCCCGTGATACGTCCCATGCCCATCGCCCGAGATCGGCACTGACCACCCCATGGCCCATTCATGAATCCACGACCGAAAAAAACCCTCGCGGATCTGCTCATCGATTATCTCGCCCAACTGTCCGTCGATTTCGTATTCGGCATACCCGGTGGGGCCATCGAACCGCTCTATAACGCCTTGGCCCTCAGCATGCGAAACAGCGGCCCCCGGCCCATCCTCGCCCGCCATGAGACGGGCGCCGCTTTCATGGCCGACGGCTATTACCGACAAACGGGAAAACTTGGGGTTTGCTGCGCGACCACCGGACCCGGCGCGACCAATCTCTTGACCGGCGTCGCCTCCGCCTACGAAAACCGGATCCCGCTCTTGGTGATCACCGCGCAGACGGCGTTGTCCCTGTTCGGCAAGGGGGCCTTTCAGGAATCTTCCTGCACCGGCATCAATACTGTCTCCCTGTTCGGCCATTGCACCCGCCTCAGCAGCTTGGTTTCCCACCCGAACCAATTCGAACCCAAGTTGATCAACGCCGTCATGACCGCGTTCCGCTCCCCCGCAGGCCCCACCCACTTGAGCATCCCCTGGGATATCCTCGGCGGCCCGGCACCGGTGGACCAACCCAGCTATTCCCTGCCCGCCTTGCTGAACCGGGATAGATCCTTCGATCCCGGGACCCTGGACCAGCTAGTCCAGGAAATCGTCCGGGCCCGGAAGTCAGTCCTGGTCGTCGGTGCCGGCTGTGGCGAGGCAGTCGAACCGATCGCCACCTTGGCGCTTAAGCTCAACGCCGCCCTGGTCGCGACCCCCCAGGGCAAGGGGTTCGTCGATCCCTACCATCCCCTGTTCCGCGGGATCATCGGTTTCGCCGGCCATGCCAGCGCCCGGGCGGCGCTCACCGACCCCGACGTGGACACCGTGATTGGGATCGGTTCCAATTTCAGCGAGTGGGCGAGCAACGCCTGGGACGAAGGCGCCTTGCTCAACGAACGGCTGATCCATGTGGATTCCGACGCCGACCACTTCGCCCGCTCGCCCAACGCCCGCCTGCATGTGCACGGCAACATCGCGGCCATTGTGGCCCATGTGCTGGACCGCTTGGCCGACGCGCGACCTTCGG is a genomic window of Candidatus Methylocalor cossyra containing:
- a CDS encoding thiamine pyrophosphate-binding protein encodes the protein MNPRPKKTLADLLIDYLAQLSVDFVFGIPGGAIEPLYNALALSMRNSGPRPILARHETGAAFMADGYYRQTGKLGVCCATTGPGATNLLTGVASAYENRIPLLVITAQTALSLFGKGAFQESSCTGINTVSLFGHCTRLSSLVSHPNQFEPKLINAVMTAFRSPAGPTHLSIPWDILGGPAPVDQPSYSLPALLNRDRSFDPGTLDQLVQEIVRARKSVLVVGAGCGEAVEPIATLALKLNAALVATPQGKGFVDPYHPLFRGIIGFAGHASARAALTDPDVDTVIGIGSNFSEWASNAWDEGALLNERLIHVDSDADHFARSPNARLHVHGNIAAIVAHVLDRLADARPSASSRVRPGLSAREAMGLELDEAVKSHSPAQPIKPQALMRELANLFPPSTCFLADTGNSQAWSVHYLHPRWEQGHPRGWTDARYHCAFEFASMGWAIGAAVGMALGARGEQPIVCITGDGSLLMSGQELTVAVQERLPVIFVLLNDAALGMVKHGQRRAGSEAVAFELPAIDYATYAQALGAYGQVIHALDDLRALDVPALCRRPGPTLLDVRIDAEEAPPIGMRTRVLGAER